The following are encoded in a window of Vigna unguiculata cultivar IT97K-499-35 chromosome 8, ASM411807v1, whole genome shotgun sequence genomic DNA:
- the LOC114195402 gene encoding probable O-methyltransferase 3, with the protein MESLDAAKLLRAHAHVWNHIFSFINSMSLKCVVELGIADIIHSHAQPISLSTLISSLPIHSSKTHFIPRLMRIMVHSGFFSQHNHTENEQEVTYALTDASLLLLKSNPMSVTPFLQAMLDPVLTTPWHHFSNWFKNGNLTPFELAHGKLLWEYAGSDPRINILFNDGMASDAQLITRVVIEKCKEVFMGLESLVDVGGGTGTMGKAIAESFPQLECIVFDLPHVVSGLQESENLKYVGGDMFEEIPPTDAILLKWILHDWSDEECVKILKKCKEAIWKKGKEGKVIIIDMVMDNEMKDEESVKTQFFFDMLMMVLVKGKERNQKEWVKLFSSAGFKNYDITPVLGSRSLIQIYP; encoded by the exons ATGGAATCCCTTGATGCTGCGAAACTACTGCGAGCTCATGCACACGTATGGAATCATATTTTTAGCTTCATAAATTCCATGTCCCTTAAGTGTGTTGTTGAGTTAGGCATAGCAGACATCATACACAGCCATGCCCAACCCATTTCACTCTCAACCCTCATTTCTTCACTCCCAATTCACTCTTCCAAAACTCACTTCATCCCTCGCTTGATGCGAATCATGGTTCATTCTGGCTTCTTCTCTCAACACAATCACACTGAGAATGAGCAAGAAGTCACCTATGCACTCACTGATGCCTCTTTACTTCTGCTTAAGAGCAATCCAATGAGTGTGACACCTTTCTTGCAGGCCATGCTTGATCCAGTTTTAACAACTCCATGGCATCACTTTTCTAATTGGTTCAAAAATGGTAATCTTACACCCTTTGAACTGGCACATGGGAAGTTGCTTTGGGAGTATGCTGGAAGTGATCCCAGAATTAACATCTTATTCAATGATGGCATGGCAAGTGATGCTCAACTAATCACTAGGGTGGTGATTGAGAAATGCAAAGAGGTGTTCATGGGATTGGAATCATTGGTTGATGTTGGGGGAGGTACAGGAACCATGGGAAAGGCCATTGCTGAATCCTTCCCTCAGTTGGAATGCATTGTATTTGATCTTCCACATGTTGTTTCTGGCTTGCAAGAAAGTGAAAACCTTAAATATGTTGGAGGGGACATGTTTGAGGAAATTCCTCCAACTGATGCCATTTTGTTGAAG TGGATATTACATGACTGGAGCGACGAGGAGTGTGTGAAGATATTGAAGAAATGCAAGGAAGCTATATGGAAGAAAGGGAAAGAAGGGAAGGTGATAATCATAGACATGGTGATGGATAATGAAATGAAAGATGAAGAATCAGTTAAAACACAATTCTTCTTTGACATGTTGATGATGGTGTTGGTCAAGGGAAAGGAGAGAAACCAGAAGGAATGGGTTAAGTTGTTTTCTTCTGCTGGTTTCAAAAACTACGACATAACTCCCGTTTTGGGCTCAAGGTCTCTCATTCAGATCTACCCATAG